Below is a genomic region from Neomonachus schauinslandi chromosome 2, ASM220157v2, whole genome shotgun sequence.
acgcatgtgtgtgtgtgcacacacatcgTCTGGCACACACACATGCGAGTATGTAtaaccatatatatgtatatatatcatattataccTGGAAATTGTGCAGTGTAAGCAGTCTACCTGTGAGGAACCTAAAAGATGGAAAAGGATCAGGAAATGCTGATACGAAGAAAAATATTGGAGATGGGGGGCATGGTTGAGGTCGTCCCTACCCTTCCGTTAGAGCGTCCATTCATTCAGAAGTGCAGGAAGGGATTGTGTGGATGTGGCGAGGCCATAAATCAAAGTCCAAATAGTGGAAGCTCGAGATCTTGAGCCAAACCAAGAATGAAAAGCAGGTTGTGTCCAACTACACAAACTGAGGCAGAATAGGAGCTCAGTAAACACCAGGAAAAACAAGTGGAAGTGAGAAAGCCAACATACTGCCATATGGGGAAGAAGCCGGTGGAACACCAGAGAAATCGGTCTGGGTCAAATTCCGAAGAAGACCTAGAGTCATAGAGGGGAGCAAAACGTGCACACACTGGGCTGAGACAGAATTTAATTTCATAGTTTCTTGTATTtccaaatgacttttaaaaaagatttatttattttatttgttttggggtgggggaggagcacagactctgccctgagtgtggagccccacacagggcttgatctcaagaccctgagatcagacctgagccaaaaccaagagtcagacgctgaaccaactgcgtcacccaggtgcccctccaaatgACTTTTAATTCCTAGTCCCTCCACGCACAGAGGTTCTACACTTGGAGAGCCTAGGCAGCAAATGCACCAACGGAATGTTGTAGGTAAGATATTAGCTATCCTACTGAGGAGAGAGTGCTGATAAATATGTGTATGATATATTATaggaatgtgtgtatgtataagaTCATTATGTCCAAGTAAAAGTTGAAtcactttggttttgttttttcttaactaGTTATTTTGTCTTTAAAGTCTCAGAAAAGAACTCCATTTGTGTACTTTCAAACCAGAAATAAAGGTTGACTTAGACAACCTTGGAATAAACATACGGGCATAATAAGATAAGGTCCCCAGGATCAGTCCTCAAACCTGGTGGCCCACCAATCCTATACCTTCGCTAAGAATTGGTTTAGGATCAGGGACTATTTCTATTTAGTAAATGATAAGGACAAAAAAGATCACAAAGACGCGATGGAGCCAAATGATTATCTATTGTTCTTTAGAATGCCAAGATACAGGGGAGACTTATCTGTGGTTTGGTATAACAAAGCCTGGAACTCAATTAATATTAACTAACAAtgataacatgaaaataaaattaaaaaaagaaaaagaaaaagaaaaagaaaatccttttgaTTGCTCCACATGCCAAGCCTCATAGCCTTTCCTAGAGACCCAATGAAAGCTAAAATAactaattaagaaaatgaatgaaagtcAAGCCAAACCATGAGAAAATGATCCAAGTTAAAGTACATGACCAAGAGTTGGGTGAGGCATGCCACGAGGCCTCAGGCGACTCTGCAGCCAACCGTGAGCGAGCTGTTGGCACACAGGTGGCCGGGCGCAGCACTCCGGCTGTGTCAGTGGGTTATGATGCCGTCTCGTACCAACCTGGCTACTGGAATCCCCAGTTGTAAAGTGAAATACTCAAGGCTCTCCAGCACAGACGATGGCTACATTGACCTTCAGTTTAAGAAGAGCCCTCCTAAGATCCCATCTAAGGCCACTGCGCTTGCTACAGTGCTGTTTTTGTTTGGTGCCTTTCTCATAATCataggctccctcctgctgcctggcTATATCAGCAAAGGGGGGGCAGACTGGGCCGTTCCCGTCCTGATCATTGGCATCCTGGTGTTCCTGCCAGGATTTTACCACCTGCGAATCGCCTACTATGCATCTAAAGGCTACCGGGGTTACTCCCACGATGACATTCCAGATCTTGATGACTAGCACCAACCCTCAACCCTGAGGAGAAGAGTCACAGATGGGACTGAGACA
It encodes:
- the LOC110584247 gene encoding transmembrane protein 230-like — its product is MMPSRTNLATGIPSCKVKYSRLSSTDDGYIDLQFKKSPPKIPSKATALATVLFLFGAFLIIIGSLLLPGYISKGGADWAVPVLIIGILVFLPGFYHLRIAYYASKGYRGYSHDDIPDLDD